One Urechidicola croceus genomic window, TGATGCCATTTAAAAGTATTTGGGGAACTTTAATTTTTTAGTTACATGAGCCAATTAAAGCCCATACTTGCCATTGTCCTGAATTTGATTCTGGATTTTGGTTACTTGTGTACCATTTATTTTCATAAATATTTCCGTTGTATGAAACTTGAGTTCCTTCAACTGAATAAACGGTAGAAGCAGACCATGTTTGAATACCTGAACAGTCACTTGAGCTTCCGCTTGTGTCACCACCAGTTGATCCTCCAGTATCACCACCAGTTGATCCTCCAGTATCACCACCAGTTGATCCTCCTGAGTTTCCAGATGTGTTTACAACACAACTTTCTCCATTTTCCCATCCCCAGCCATCACCGTCAGGGTCAGATGAAGCATCGCAACAATAAGAATAGCCATTATCCGCTGTTCCACAGCCATTTCCTGTTGTGTCTCCTCCAGTACTTCCTCCTGTGTCTCCTCCGGTATTTCCACCAGTACTTCCATTTGAAAATTCTATATATCCACCACAATGTAGCCACTCACTGTAAGAGCCTCCGCAATCACCATCTTGCCAAACTCCTGTATTTGTTGCTTGATCTTCGGCTTGAAGTGTTGTACCGTCAATAATCACATAATCTACTTGTAAATCTCTATCACCTTGATCGTTTGTTAATGCAACTTGAACTGTGCCTGATCCACTTACTGAATAGTTTTGGTAACTAGAAGATACTGTATGAGTTGCTACTACATTACCATTTACTCTTATTTCCATTTGCTCATCACCAACAACGCCTTTGGCTCTTACGGTAATGTTTCCACTTCCGGTATCTCCTCCAGTGTTGCCACCAGTATTTCCACCAGTATTTCCTCCGGTATTTCCACCGCCAGTACCAGAAAGTTTATTTATTATTGTACTCATGTAAGATCCAGCAGAAAAAGAAGTTGCTGATGGGTTGTCTACCCATCTAGGAGAAGCCATATTCATTTCTCCACCGTCTCCATTCCATGCCCATCCAAGAATTGACCATCCTTTAGATTTTGCATGATCAACTAAACCAGACCAGTCAGCATCACCTTCGTTTCCGCTACCAAATTCTCCGATAATACATGGTACGCCAGAAGTTGCTAAATAATCTAAATCAGAATTGTTTAGCCAATGTCCAGCAGCAACATTATATGCGCTAGGGTAAATGTGAGCAGAAAATGCAATATTACTATCATTAATACTGCTTACTGCGTCTGCTGCAGTGTGAGTTTCTTGTCCATATCCTGGAATATCTATAATAATGATTCCGTTGTAAACTTGACGTACTTTAGAAATTGCACTATTGTAAGCAGAAGCAAATGCGCTTACGCTAAGGTCGTGACTTCCCCATTCATTCATTAAATTTACTGTTATTGGTCCACTAGCAGAAAGTGTTGAGTAGTTTTGTACCCACCAATTTGCAGCAGCATCTAAATAACTAGCATTATCTTCTCCTAATTGATCAGATTCATGGTATGTTGCTACTACTGAGTATCCGTTTTCATGTGCTTCGCTAATCCAACGTGCACCTTGAGAAACTCTATCTGGCTCAATTTCAATCCTTAATGTTTCTATGTCTGGGTATTGTTTCATTAGATTCCATCCAATGCTTACATCTCCACTATTGTAATAAGATGGTTGTAAATTTACTCCACTTCCAATTCCAGCACTTCTGGAGGTTAATAGGTTTGGAGTGACTGCTTTTTCGGCAGTTACTGAATTTTCGGTAAAACTCGTTTCGACTTCTTCTTTAGTACAGCTAGTTAGTAGCATTGATACAGATATGGTCATTGCTAAACCGCATCTTAGAAGTCCCTTAAAATAATTTGTTTGGGTGTTCATAAAATAGTTATTTAGTTAATTGTTTGATTTAAATAGTTCTTGCAAACTACCTAAAACGTTTTAGTTAATTGTTGACAAAAATAAAGATAGACTTAACAATTTAGTGATATTATTTTATCATTTAGTTAAAATATTATAACAAAGAGTTAAGATAGTACACAAATATTTAAACTTAAACTATACTTTATTATTTAATTTTAAATATTAACTAACTGTTTATCAGTTAATTAAAGCGATTAAAATATGAATTATTCTATAGGTTGATAATAAATGTACTTTTATTGATATTATTTTATCAATAAAATTTATTATTTTAAAATTCAAACATTAATATGAGGAAAATTTACACTAATAACTTGTTTTTAGCATATGACTTATAATAGTTAAATTTACTTTTTAACTTTTATGATATATTAACATGAAAAATTTATTTATTTATTTTCTATTCTTTCTATTTTTAATTTTTGGTGGTTGTAAGAAGTCAAAAAATATAAAAGAATTATCAATTAATGGTAAGTCTATATTGAATGAAGAATCTTTATATCGACCAGATTTTCATTTCACTCCAAAGGCTAATTGGATGAATGATCCAAATGGGCTATTTTATTATAGAGGAATTTATCATATGTATTTTCAGTATTACCCTGAAGGAAATGTTTGGGGACCTATGCACTGGGGACATGCTATAAGTAAGGATTTAGTTAATTGGGAAGAAAAAGAAATTGCATTATATCCAGATTCTTTGGGTTATATTTTTTCAGGTAGTGCTGTAGTTGATATTCATAATACTTCTGGGTTTGGAACTTTAGAAAATCCGCCTATAGTTGCTATGTATACATATCATGATATGCCTGCAGAAAAAGCAGGGAAGGTAGATTATCAAACGCAAGCAATTGCATATTCACTAGATGATGGTTATACGTGGACAAAATATGAAGGAAATCCAGTGATAAAAAATCCTGGAATTAATAATTTTAGAGATCCAAAAGTCTCATGGGATTCTATTAATAATAGTTGGTTAATGACTTTGGCAACAACAGACGAAAACTTTATTTACCGTTCTGATGATTTGATTAACTGGACCTTATTACAAAAATTTGGAGAAGGATTAGGGGCTAAGGGAGTATGGGAATGCCCAGATTTTTTTCCAATGAAAGTTGAAGGAACTGATGAAACAAAATGGGTTTTGTTACAAAACTTAAATCCTGGAGGTTTAAATGGAGGTTCAGGTATTCAATATTTTATTGGAGACTTTGACGGAACTACTTTTACATTAGATCCATCTTTTGAAAAGGATTTGGAATTGCAAAAGGCAATTTGGTTGGACTATGGACGTGATAATTATGCTGGAGTTACTTGGTCAAATATTCCTGATAGTGATGGTAGAAAATTATTTATTGGTTGGATGTCAAATTGGGATTATGCACAAGTTGTACCTACCAAAAAATGGAGAAGTGCAATGACGCTAGCTCGAGAATTGAAATTAGTTAAAAATAATAATCAATATAGAGTATACTCTAACCCAGTAAAAGAATTAGATGACAATATTTCTAAAACAATAAATCAAAAACCAGTAAAAACTTCTGATGAAGTTTTGATTGGAGAAGGTCAAGATATTGATTTTAATCGTGTAAAAATTGAATTTAGAATACCAAATATTAATCAAGCGAAATATGTATTTACATTGTTTAATTCTGTAAATGAAAAAGTGATTTTTGGTTATGATAATGTAAAAAAAGAGTTTTTCTCTGATCGATCTAAAGCGGGTGATTTATCATTTTCAGATAAGTTTGGAGCAACACAAACCATTGTTCCAATATATGATGATGTATATAACGAACTTAAAGTAGAACTTGTTTTAGATAAAACATCATTTGAAGTATTTTACAATGATGGAAAATCTTCAATGACTGAGATTTTCTTCTTATCAGAACCGCTTACAGGTGTGTCAGTCCATGCAAACGGAAATGAATTTGAACTTAGTGATATAAAAATTAGTCAATTGAAGTTTGATTAATTATTTTAAAAAAATTGAGACATTTCATTTCGTGAAGAAATAGATAACTTTGAATAAATGTTGTTTATATGAGTTTTTACTGTACTAACACTTATAAATAAGGAGTTGGCTATTTCTTTATTTGCCATTTTTTGATGCATTAATTCAAATACTTTTTGTTCTTGAGGAGATAGAACTTCCTTGTAATTAATTCTTGAAGTTGATTTCTTATTTTTAAATTTCAACAAGTAAATATTTAATGTTATAGAAGCAAGTAATAGGCCTAAAACTCCAATTAAAATTGTTGAATATTTTGATGAAGAAGGTTTGTAATTATCCCTTTTTAAATCAGCCTTAAATTGTAAAGTATAATTTGAATTTGGATATGTTTTTTCCATTTTTTTTAGTAAACTCTCATAATATTTTGATGTTTTTAAATCATGTATATAAAGGTTTCTACTAAACGATTTTTCATCAGAATAAATGTTAAAACTATAGAGTTCGGCTAATGGTTCGTTAAATGATTGACTGTAATCTTTTATTTTCTTAAAATAATTAGTATAGATAGCTTGCCTTTGAATATCGCTTTTCGAATCTTGTAAATTTAATAGCAAAGTTTCTTGTACAGAATCTATTTTATGAATAGCAATATTTTGGGGTCTAGAATATTGTAAAGCGCAAAGCATTTGCTCAAAATTGTTGAGAGGAAAATGTATGTAATCAGTATTATTGGCAATAAATAAGATTTCTTGACTATCCTCACAATGATCTAATAAATGATTTGAATCTGTTATATTATCATTACACTTATCAATATGGATTTTGTAAAATTTGTTTTCGTCAGATAAAAAATCACCTTTAAAGATAAAATTTCCTAAACTATCAATTTTGGCTTCTTGAATAATTTTTTCAGTTAAAAAAGAAAAACTTTTTTTATAATCATCAACAATGGATAAATAGGCTGTTGAATTGTCAAATTCATTATTCACTTCAACCGAAAATTGAAATTGCCCATATTGTATAGAAGAGCAAAATAAGAGTAGTAGTAGACACAATTTTTGATTAAAATTCATTTATGGCAGGTCAATGATTATTAACAAAGATACTATTTAAAGTAAAAAAAAGAAACCCTCAAACTAGAGAGGGTTTTATAAAATTAATTATTGAATTTTTGAAATACTTGCTTCAACTGACGATTTTAGAACATTTCCTTTAATTCTAAGTACTTTTTTTGGTTCGCTAGCATTAGATGTAATAGTAATTGTTTTAGAGAAACCACCTATTCGGTTTGTAGCATAATTAACTTCAATAGAAGAAGATTCACCAGGGAGAATAGGATTTTCAGGTTTAGTTGCTACAGTACATCCACAACTTCCTTTTACATTGGTTATAATGATTGGAGAATTACCAATATTTTTAAAAGTAAAAGTCCTTTTTCCATCGGCATTTTTATTTATTGTCCCATAGTCAATAGTTTCTTCATTAAATTCAAATATTCCTGATGTGTCTTCAATTTGAGAATATGTTAAAGAACTAACTAATAATGCGGTAATTAAAAATAATTTTTTCATATCTATATTGTTTTTGATTAATACAATACAAAAGTGTTTAAATTTTTAGGTTTCTGGTTAAAATAAAGGAATGATATAGGGACTAGTCCTAGTTTGATTTTTTAATTTTTGAAAAAGAGTAGTATCAAATTATGATTCTACTCTTTCAAGTTTGGAAAAATTGAGGTTTGAAAAAATCTTATATATGTTGAGGTATTTCAAATCAAAACCTAGAGACAATATTAAAGTTTCAATTTGAAATGAATCAAATGGGATTTATTGAATCTACAATATTATCAATAGGTTTGGTTAATTGAATTAAAATAATTGTTATTTGACAACTAAAATTCCTCCTAATTATATAATTTAAAAAGAATACAATTATAAAATTCAAAGTGTTGTTTCAAATAAAAAAAATTAGAAAAAAATGAAACAACGGTTTTTACGCATAAACTAATATTTAAACAATAATTAATATAATTAGGCTAATTTACTTGTTAAGAGTTAAGTACCATTAAAAATAACCACAACAAAAAACATACAGTTTATTAATTCATCAATTTTGAAGATTAATTATTGGTAATTTCAAATAAAAGGTATTAAATACTGTATAAAATACATTTATTATTAAGCAATCGGTAAGTATCAATAATACTTATTTAGTTTAAATGTAGTGGTAATGTTAAGGTGGTTGTAAGTTGTATTCGTTGTAGTTAAAGTTCTAATATATAATTGGTTAAACTTTTTTCATGAGGTAAATTAATTTTTTTTCTTAATCTATACCTTTTTACTTCTACACTT contains:
- a CDS encoding carbohydrate-binding domain-containing protein is translated as MNTQTNYFKGLLRCGLAMTISVSMLLTSCTKEEVETSFTENSVTAEKAVTPNLLTSRSAGIGSGVNLQPSYYNSGDVSIGWNLMKQYPDIETLRIEIEPDRVSQGARWISEAHENGYSVVATYHESDQLGEDNASYLDAAANWWVQNYSTLSASGPITVNLMNEWGSHDLSVSAFASAYNSAISKVRQVYNGIIIIDIPGYGQETHTAADAVSSINDSNIAFSAHIYPSAYNVAAGHWLNNSDLDYLATSGVPCIIGEFGSGNEGDADWSGLVDHAKSKGWSILGWAWNGDGGEMNMASPRWVDNPSATSFSAGSYMSTIINKLSGTGGGNTGGNTGGNTGGNTGGDTGSGNITVRAKGVVGDEQMEIRVNGNVVATHTVSSSYQNYSVSGSGTVQVALTNDQGDRDLQVDYVIIDGTTLQAEDQATNTGVWQDGDCGGSYSEWLHCGGYIEFSNGSTGGNTGGDTGGSTGGDTTGNGCGTADNGYSYCCDASSDPDGDGWGWENGESCVVNTSGNSGGSTGGDTGGSTGGDTGGSTGGDTSGSSSDCSGIQTWSASTVYSVEGTQVSYNGNIYENKWYTSNQNPESNSGQWQVWALIGSCN
- a CDS encoding glycoside hydrolase family 32 protein, whose protein sequence is MKNLFIYFLFFLFLIFGGCKKSKNIKELSINGKSILNEESLYRPDFHFTPKANWMNDPNGLFYYRGIYHMYFQYYPEGNVWGPMHWGHAISKDLVNWEEKEIALYPDSLGYIFSGSAVVDIHNTSGFGTLENPPIVAMYTYHDMPAEKAGKVDYQTQAIAYSLDDGYTWTKYEGNPVIKNPGINNFRDPKVSWDSINNSWLMTLATTDENFIYRSDDLINWTLLQKFGEGLGAKGVWECPDFFPMKVEGTDETKWVLLQNLNPGGLNGGSGIQYFIGDFDGTTFTLDPSFEKDLELQKAIWLDYGRDNYAGVTWSNIPDSDGRKLFIGWMSNWDYAQVVPTKKWRSAMTLARELKLVKNNNQYRVYSNPVKELDDNISKTINQKPVKTSDEVLIGEGQDIDFNRVKIEFRIPNINQAKYVFTLFNSVNEKVIFGYDNVKKEFFSDRSKAGDLSFSDKFGATQTIVPIYDDVYNELKVELVLDKTSFEVFYNDGKSSMTEIFFLSEPLTGVSVHANGNEFELSDIKISQLKFD
- a CDS encoding LuxR C-terminal-related transcriptional regulator, giving the protein MNFNQKLCLLLLLFCSSIQYGQFQFSVEVNNEFDNSTAYLSIVDDYKKSFSFLTEKIIQEAKIDSLGNFIFKGDFLSDENKFYKIHIDKCNDNITDSNHLLDHCEDSQEILFIANNTDYIHFPLNNFEQMLCALQYSRPQNIAIHKIDSVQETLLLNLQDSKSDIQRQAIYTNYFKKIKDYSQSFNEPLAELYSFNIYSDEKSFSRNLYIHDLKTSKYYESLLKKMEKTYPNSNYTLQFKADLKRDNYKPSSSKYSTILIGVLGLLLASITLNIYLLKFKNKKSTSRINYKEVLSPQEQKVFELMHQKMANKEIANSLFISVSTVKTHINNIYSKLSISSRNEMSQFF
- a CDS encoding DUF1573 domain-containing protein yields the protein MKKLFLITALLVSSLTYSQIEDTSGIFEFNEETIDYGTINKNADGKRTFTFKNIGNSPIIITNVKGSCGCTVATKPENPILPGESSSIEVNYATNRIGGFSKTITITSNASEPKKVLRIKGNVLKSSVEASISKIQ